From Megalobrama amblycephala isolate DHTTF-2021 linkage group LG24, ASM1881202v1, whole genome shotgun sequence, the proteins below share one genomic window:
- the LOC125259767 gene encoding N-fatty-acyl-amino acid synthase/hydrolase PM20D1.2-like encodes MDLVKSTISDERVKVEMVNGFDPLPISSYDEKAFGFQVIKKTVQVMFPQLTVAPGVCVGNTDSRHYRDITRDMYRFAPTWFKPGDPQR; translated from the exons ATGGATTTGGTCAAGTCAACCATATCAGATGAGCGTGTGAAGGTAGAGATGGTCAATGGATTCGACCCGCTGCCCATCAGCTCATATGATGAGAAGGCTTTTGGGTTCCAGGTCATAAAGAAAACAGTGCAGGTCATGTTTCCTCAGCTCACAGTGGCCCCTG GTGTATGTGTTGGCAACACTGACAGCCGGCACTACAGGGACATCACCCGAGACATGTATCGCTTTGCACCAACGTGGTTCAAACCAGGTGATCCTCAGAGGTAA
- the LOC125259765 gene encoding N-fatty-acyl-amino acid synthase/hydrolase PM20D1.2-like, with product MRWWETTAICSRYQEGREPDLEPYMLLAHIDVVPADEADGWDAPPFSAQEINGFIYGRGTIDNKQSVMGILQALEYLLERGYTLRRSFYIVLGHDEDVSLK from the exons ATGAGGTGGTGGGAAACTACAGCCATCTGTTCACGGTACCAGGAAGGAAGAGAGCCTGACCTGGAGCCGTACATGCTGCTGGCTCACATTGATGTAGTGCCGGCCGATGAGGCGGATGGGTGGGACGCTCCTCCTTTCTCTGCTCAAGAGATCAATGGCTTCATTTATGGACGAGGAACCATCGACAACAAACAGTCTGTGATG GGGATCCTACAGGCGCTGGAATACCTTCTGGAACGAGGTTACACCCTTCGGAGAAGCTTCTATATTGTTTTGGGTCACGACGAGGACGTCAGTCTCAAGTGA